One region of Vitis vinifera cultivar Pinot Noir 40024 chromosome 1, ASM3070453v1 genomic DNA includes:
- the LOC100251130 gene encoding protein DETOXIFICATION 30, translating into MDSGERPLLSTGDQEGPTPEQGTNYDNDIDPINGVEDFVKKFLIESKKLWRLAGPTILLYLCQYSLGAITQVFAGQVGVLDLAAFAYENLVIAGFSSGILYGMGSAVETLCGQAFGAGRVDMLGVYLQRSWIILLATSLVLCFLYIFAEQLLKFLGESDEIAKAAGDFAPWMLPQLFAYALNYPISKFLQSQRKMMVMCYISAVALILHTVFSWLLMLKLGWGLVGAAVVLNVSWWFIVVAQLLYILSGSCGRAWSGLSWEAFHNLWEFLKLSIASAVMLSLEVWYLAILIVFAGYVKTNEEVSVDAMSVCMNILAWALMVFLGFNAGISVRVSNELGASHPRSTKFSIVVAMITSLSTAFVLALIPIIFAKQYPSWFSTDALVKELVYKLTPLLAISVVNNVQPVLSGVAVGAGWQTLVAYVNIGCNYIFGIPLGLVLGLKLGLGVEGIWSGMLSGTMIQTCILFIIIYRTDWNKEASVSGDRIRKWGGDTASAENDIEK; encoded by the exons ATGGATAGTGGTGAACGACCACTTCTCTCTACGGGAGATCAGGAGGGCCCAACCCCAGAGCAAGGAACCAATTACGACAATGACATTGACCCCATTAACGGAGTTGAGGATTTCGTCAAGAAATTCTTGATTGAATCAAAGAAGCTCTGGCGTCTTGCCGGCCCAACCATCTTGTTATATCTATGCCAGTACTCCCTTGGCGCCATTACTCAGGTCTTTGCCGGCCAGGTTGGTGTCTTGGACCTTGCTGCCTTCGCGTACGAGAACTTGGTCATTGCAGGGTTCTCCTCCGGCATACTG TATGGCATGGGGAGTGCGGTGGAGACTCTTTGTGGCCAAGCTTTTGGAGCCGGGAGGGTGGATATGCTTGGAGTGTACCTGCAGAGATCGTGGATTATCCTTCTTGCCACATCCCTAGTCCTGTGTTTCCTTTACATCTTTGCAGAGCAACTGCTGAAATTCCTGGGTGAGTCCGATGAGATAGCGAAGGCAGCAGGGGACTTTGCGCCTTGGATGCTTCCCCAGCTCTTTGCTTACGCCTTGAACTATCCCATCTCCAAGTTCCTGCAGTCTCAGAGGAAGATGATGGTCATGTGTTACATATCAGCTGTGGCTCTAATACTCCACACAGTGTTTAGCTGGTTGTTGATGCTGAAGCTGGGTTGGGGTCTGGTGGGTGCAGCCGTGGTGCTCAATGTATCCTGGTGGTTCATTGTTGTGGCTCAGCTCCTGTATATTCTGAGTGGAAGCTGTGGCCGTGCGTGGTCTGGCCTCTCTTGGGAGGCCTTTCACAATCTATGGGAATTTCTCAAGTTATCCATTGCATCCGCCGTAATGCTCAG TTTAGAAGTGTGGTATTTGGCGATATTGATTGTCTTCGCGGGGTACGTAAAAACGAACGAAGAAGTTTCTGTGGATGCGATGTCCGTATG CATGAACATATTGGCCTGGGCATTGATGGTTTTTCTTGGCTTCAACGCTGGTATAAG CGTACGGGTGTCAAATGAACTGGGGGCAAGTCATCCAAGAagcacaaaattttcaatagtAGTTGCTATGATAACATCATTATCTACTGCTTTCGTCCTCGCACTCATTCCGATCATCTTCGCAAAGCAGTATCCTTCCTGGTTTTCAACAGATGCCCTAGTGAAAGAGCTTGTTTATAAGCTCACGCCTTTGCTAGCCATCAGCGTTGTCAACAATGTTCAACCTGTTCTATccg GGGTGGCTGTTGGAGCAGGATGGCAAACGTTGGTAGCTTATGTGAATATTGGGTGCAACTACATATTTGGGATTCCTTTAGGTCTAGTACTGGGTTTGAAGCTCGGCTTAGGTGTTGAG GGAATTTGGAGTGGAATGCTGTCAGGGACAATGATACAAACTTGTATCCTCTTTATAATTATTTACAGAACCGACTGGAACAAAGAG GCCTCCGTGTCAGGAGACAGAATACGAAAATGGGGAGGGGACACAGCTTCCGCAGAGAATGATATCGAGAAATGA